The stretch of DNA TGACTAGTTAAGAATGGTGAATTAGTAATTCTATGCAAACCCCTTAACACTTCAACTTCCAAACATCAAAATTAGGAAGTGACTATAGCATTTCTAAAGCTTAATTTTAAGACTGGACAAAGGAACCACTATAGTCAAGCTAAAGGTCTTATTAACAATAGGGAACTTCCTACTTAGAGCACTTCTAAAGAAGGTACCACCCACCTCCACTAGTCCCTGGCAACCAACATAAGCAGTCCCAGGTTTGTGCCAGGAGCCTAGCTCTGAGGTAGTAACACCCTACAACTGTGGTATCTCTGCCTCAACTCTCCTAACCTCTCAACTTCCTAGACCTAAAGAATTGATTCTATCCAGTCATactaaaggaaaagcaaagaggaACCAAGAAGACTGAAAATGAGCCAGCATAGGCAAAGGCAGTAAGCCTGAGGAAAAGGTGAATGGAAATTCAGATGAGATCATTAGAGACCAGACAGATGAACCAACAATCCCCCCTTTctaagggggcagttaggtggcacagtggagagaatactggccctggacctgagttcaaatttgacctcagacatttaataatcacttacccgtgtgaccttgggcaagtcacttgacttcattgccttgcaaaaagaaaaatcattcagGCAGTCTGTATCCCAGTGGCACAGTGAGCAAGGTCTTTAATATCAGTGAAAGAAGCCAGAAAATAGGGATGGGGAATACAAGAAAAAAGGATGATAGTGATGACAAGAGCAAAAGGCTCAACAACAAGCCAGGATACCAGCAGAAAAATCAACTTCTAGGATACTGAAACAGCAGAaggaaaatcatgtaaaaacaCCAAGAGATTTCCAAGTAcaatgagaaaataatacaaaatgaaagaaaagagtgTCTAATGAAAGACAAAATCCTATCCATCCAAAATGATAAATCATCCAAATGACTCAAGGGAGAAATACACATCATAAGGAAAAAATTTAGGAATGAATTTAGGCAGAAAATGAAATCCTCCTTTCAGAattgagaaaatcataaaaagcCTAATTCATTCATTAGGAAAGCCTCAGGTAAATGATACAACCCAAATTCTTAAGGGAGCTAGTCCTCTATTTATTTTGAAGCcatcaaaaaaaatcagatgtgAGTTTAAAACATTAAACTATGTTTGAACCATGTTTCAACTTCAATGAATGTCCACTAAAAACTGATGATGCATTATAAAATGATGAAGCCTTAGGAGTATTTCTATGTATATTTAGTATTAAATATTCAAGGCTATTCTGGCGACCTCCCTTCCCAGGAGAATGAGAGAATACTCAAGAGGTCACACAGTTTTTCCAGTAGTTCTTGCTTCCTGTCTGGCAGTTGTGACTCAGGGAACTAACCTTTGTGGGGATATTCTCAATGACTTCAGAGAGTGTGAACAGACAAAAAGAGATCTCTTCATAGGCATACCTGGCCCCACTTTCGTAGAGGCAGGCAAAAGTGATGGCCGGAATCCCTGGTGGGGACGGTTCTGTAAAGGGTAACTCGATAGCTGCTAGATCAGAATAAGCACTGGGTCCTTCATATATCACCCAGGGCTCTGTCCAACTGTCAGCATTTCTGGGAAAAGTACTAAGGTAGACGCCCATATTGACCCGAGACCTGTGACTAGTAGGGTGGGAATATAATACCCAAGTAGGTGCCAATGAGGTGGAAGGTTGAGAGATGGGTCTTGGACCAGCCTGGCCTGCATCTCTATCACCAGCAGAGATCTTTTGTTCGGGGTGGCCTTGGGATGCATTTCTTAAAGAGGGGACTGGGATATTTCCAACACTCTTTCCATTGCTCCTCTGTAGTCTATGAAGCTTTTGTAGGAAATGGGAGTAGTCACAGCCACCAGCAAACCATCTCTCCCCTTGTGACCGAAATTGAGAGAAGTTCCTGATGAGAGGAGCTGGGAACCCAACGATGCTGCCATGGCAACCACGGTTGCTCTCCACTAACTTCCGGACCAGCTGGCCTGGAAGAAAAGCAGCCCCATCATCCATGCTGAGGGCCTGCACCCGGCAGCCCAAGGGACTCCTAGCATTGCAATAAAGAATATTGCTGCCATCTTCCTCATACACAGATACCAACTGGCACTCCCCAGTTTTCAGATTGGGGATGAAATCCCCAAATTGCCAACTCTGACCATGGTCATCACTGTAGAAGGTGAAGGAGTGGGGAGTGGTCTTGCAGATTTTCCCAAAGCACTCCTTGCAGTCAATGTGATAAGTGTAAGCTGGAACAAGCAGACGTCCAGACCTCAGTTGGATACCATGGCCCGGACCCAAGGCAAAGGTAGCCCAATCtgcagagaaagagaatgagagaggctGACGTGAATGAGTGGGggcaagaggaagagaggaggagaaggaaaaggagagtgtagagaaggaggaaaagtcggggaggagggaaagaagagaaggaaaaggaagaggaaaaagagaattagTAGTAGGAACATTAATGACCCTCTCCTCAACCCACTTCTGTAGAAGCACTTACATAAAGAAGAATACCACAGGGAACATTTAGGTACCAGCTTCAAAGCCCAAGCTACTCTGACCTTTTGAATCACACCAACAAATGTGGATCACTTTAGAGGCCCTGTCCTGGTCAGGTCCCCCTTTCTGGCTTCCCTATAGCTGTTTTCTTCCTCCCATAAGGAAAGGGACAATCTTGCTTACATTTTTATACCCAGTGATTGCCTGGCAGATACATAGGAAAAAAAcactctgatccagcaataccactactaagtctgcatcccaaagagatcataaaaaagggaaaggacccatatgtacaaaatgtTATATCTAACATATGtatcatctgtctatccatccatccacttATTCTCCCATCTATCATCtacctatccatccatctatccatccattgaTTTatcatccatccttccatccatctatccattcatctatcatttatctatgcACTCAactatcatccatctatccatccatctattcatccatccatccatttatccattcatccatcatctatctattcattcagtCATCAATCTACTCATCTATTATTCATTTCTCCATTCATCTATCAGCTCTCAATCCATTAATCCActcatctatcatttatctatccattcatctattaactatctatccatccatccatctctccattcatctacctatctatcaATCCATCCATCTCTCCATTCATCTACCTATCTAATCCATCCATCCACTCatctatcatctacctatctatccatccatccactcatCTACCTATCTATCAATCCATCCATTTCTTCATTCATCTACCTATCTAATCCATCCATCCACTCatctatcatctacctatctatccatccatccattcatctatcatctacctatctatccatccatccgctcatctatcatctacctatccatccatctatccactCATCCAAAATTGAATAGCTTAGAACATCCCAAATAGGCagagaaattttacaaaaatattgtataaataaCTTTCTTTATTCAGGCAGGTAGaaagtatagtggatagaaattgccctggaattaggaagacctaggtgaaaatccagcctcagacatttagtagctgtatgactctgggcaagtcactgaatttttctgtctttcataGTTATCTCAAGTATAAAATAGGAGTGATAACAGAACTTAATTTCCAgggttgctgtaaggatcaaatacaTCATACTTCTAAAGTACTTGGTATATCATAactgttaaataaatattaactgtggcttagaaaactgtagtatatttatgtcatggaacactattgttctattagaaaccaggagggatgggaattcagggaagcctggagggatttgcatgaactgatgccaagcgagatgagcagaacctgaaaaacactgtacaccctaacagcaacacgggggtgatgattaaccttgatggactcgctcattccatcagtgcaacaaccagggacaatttggggctgcctgcaatggagaataccatctgtatccagagaaagaattgtggactttaaataaaaaccaaggactattactgtaaaattagggggaaaaagttatattattatgtcattttactatctcatactttatttttcttccttaaggatatgatatctctctcaacacattcaactgagatcaatgtataccatggaaataatgtaaagactaacagaatgccttctgtgggggggtagggggagggaaggtgattaggggaaaaattgtaaaactcaaaataaataaaatctttcataaataaataaataaatgttaactgtgactataatcctttcttttttgtttgtattttaaggaaaattagaaaaggtTTGCACTTCCCTTTACTATCTTGCTTCGAGTGTATATTCCAATAATCGTTCTCAAGTTAAACTTTGTTCCCTGAGTCTCATGACATAGACTCTGTCCCTTGGTATTAGTAATCGACAACTCCAATAAGGATGGATCTCTGTCAGTTGCACAATGacctagaaaaccacaaataacaTGATCTATGTTGTAtggtcttttaatttattttgttaaatacttcctCATAGTTGTTTAATTTGTACTTCACTAAGCAATactgatttagagaattttatcatatgactatagatagctttaatgtcttcatctgaaaactgcctattcatatcctttgaccatttatcagttggagaaatgtattaatataaatttgacttcattctctatgtatttttaaaatgagtcttttatcaaaaacactagttataaaaatggTTTTCTAGCTTTccacattccttctaatcttagctttgtatttatgaaaaacttttaaatttaatataatcaaaattatccacttttcattttataatattctttatctcttgtttggtttcaaattcctcccctctccatagatctgacagataaaactatttcttgttctcctaataggcttataaatcactattgattagagaaatgcaaattaaaacaactctgagctaccactttacacctattagattgactaatatgacaaaaaaggggaatgatcaatgttggagaggatgtgggaaaattgagatactgaaacactgttggtgaagtgtgaattgatccaaccattctggagagcaatttggaactatgcccaaagtatAACCAAACTGaacactctttgatccagcaataccactactaagtctg from Macrotis lagotis isolate mMagLag1 chromosome 6, bilby.v1.9.chrom.fasta, whole genome shotgun sequence encodes:
- the LOC141491572 gene encoding sialidase-4-like, translating into MTEPRSLVPFFLSLPSYFLSTYWLCSLSFRRAMSSSHFPARTVLFEREEGGVTYRIPALLYIPKRTTLLAFAEERLSPDDSHANVLVLRRGAFHRTYVEWGDMRVVKTASLEEHRSMNPCPVYDELTGTVFLFFIAVLGNTPESFQIMTGKNAARLCYVTSSDGGLTWSPVTDLTEQVIGSVIEDWATFALGPGHGIQLRSGRLLVPAYTYHIDCKECFGKICKTTPHSFTFYSDDHGQSWQFGDFIPNLKTGECQLVSVYEEDGSNILYCNARSPLGCRVQALSMDDGAAFLPGQLVRKLVESNRGCHGSIVGFPAPLIRNFSQFRSQGERWFAGGCDYSHFLQKLHRLQRSNGKSVGNIPVPSLRNASQGHPEQKISAGDRDAGQAGPRPISQPSTSLAPTWVLYSHPTSHRSRVNMGVYLSTFPRNADSWTEPWVIYEGPSAYSDLAAIELPFTEPSPPGIPAITFACLYESGARYAYEEISFCLFTLSEVIENIPTKVSSLSHNCQTGSKNYWKNCVTS